One segment of Solanum lycopersicum chromosome 1, SLM_r2.1 DNA contains the following:
- the LOC101268229 gene encoding uncharacterized protein isoform X2 yields MGVDEKLLHLHNQNKVRHPLAVSRHALCDLSNVSPVVFLYLLKECYVYGTCKATAKFRVLQQQAYGFLYNDPQPGAAIFVAQCLYVLPIFESHCEGFSHLIISALRHFLKVGNDMNGIYKAKLLAAKLFLAIVDGTLHHEERVLVKILEVFDVSLSNIEKAMYDVDEKGHTCQTAKVLVEQYISRLVDSQSYMTAVSLLEHFSFRESGESFLLKMLESKEYRAAEKWATFMGKPILCTLVREYVNRKLLKHAFDVIRQNNIREEFPEIYRQYKESKLKKLAEKGCWDVAEARINDDRQLLEYLVYLAMEAGYMEKVEELCERYSLEGFINVKELEESIPTHRYLQLDELSIKEVVWVDEMNSLLDATFDIEECKVVGVDCEWKPNYEKGCPPNKVSIMQIASDNKVYILDLIKLNGDAPDVLDDCLTRILHSPRVLKLGYNFQCDVKQLAISYGQLQCFKHYDMLLDIQNVFKEPRGGLSGLTKKILGTGLNKTRRNSNWEQRPLTQFQLEYAALDAAVLVHIFRHVRGYTQPTGDQDGHSKIEWKSHIASHIDNSNSKISKKEVKKRKAKAKTDKASQSAETKELTEQTLS; encoded by the exons ATGGGTGTGGATGAAAAACTTTTGCACCTACACAATCAAAATAAAGTTCGGCATCCCTTGGCTGTATCTAGACATGCTTTGTGCGATCTATCCAATGTTTCTCCGGTGGTTTTCCTCTACCTCTTAAAGGAATGCTATGTTTATG GAACATGCAAGGCGACTGCTAAGTTTCGAGTTCTGCAACAGCAAGCGTATGGGTTTTTGTACAATGATCCTCAACCTGGAGCAGCCATCTTTGTTGCACAGTGCCTGTATGTGCTGCCTATATTTGAGTCACACTGTGAAGGATTCAGTCATTTGATAATATCTGCCCTTCGTCATTTCCTGAAAGTGGGAAATGACATGAATGGTATCTACAAAGCTAAGCTTTTGGCTGCCAAATTATTTCTTGCCATTGTTGACGGCACTCTGCATCATGAAGAAAGAGTCCTAGTCAAAATCCTTGAAGTTTTTGATGTCAGTCTGTCAAACATAGAAAAAGCTATGTATGATGTAGATGAGAAGGGTCACACATGCCAGACGGCTAAGGTATTGGTTGAACAATATATTTCTAGGTTAGTAGATTCCCAGTCTTACATGACTGCAGTTTCATTGTTGGAACACTTCTCCTTCCGGGAATCTGGCGAATCATTTCTGCTTAAAATGTTGGAAAGCAAAGAATACAGAGCAGCAGAAAAGTGGGCAACTTTTATGGGGAAGCCAATCTTATGCACCCTTGTCCGAGAATACGTCAACAGAAAACTACTAAAGCACGCCTTTGATGTTATAAGGCAAAACAATATTCGGGAGGAGTTCCCAGAAATATATCGTCAATACAAAGAAAG TAAACTGAAGAAGCTAGCAGAAAAGGGCTGCTGGGACGTTGCTGAGGCAAGGATAAATGATGATCGACAACTTCTTGAATACTTG GTATATTTGGCTATGGAAGCTGGTTACATGGAGAAGGTCGAGGAACTCTGTGAACGGTATTCCCTTGAAGGTTTCATAAATGTCAAAG AGCTCGAGGAAAGTATTCCAACACACCGATATTTGCAGCTTGATGAATTGTCAATTAAGGAAGTAGTCTGGGTAGATGAAATGAATAGCTTACTGGATGCAACATTCGACATTGAAGAATGTAAAGTTGTGGGCGTTGACTGTGAGTGGAAGCCTAATTATGAAAAGGGATGCCCACCTAATAAG GTTTCCATCATGCAGATTGCTTCAGATAACAAAGTTTATATACTTGATCTCATTAAGTTAAATGGAGATGCTCCGGATGTACTGGATGACTGCTTAACCCGCATATTGCATTCTCCAAGAGTACTGAAGCTTG GTTACAACTTCCAGTGTGATGTGAAGCAGCTTGCTATATCTTATGGGCAGTTACAATGCTTCAAGCACTATGACATGCTACTCGATATCCAGAATGTGTTCAAAGAACCAAGAGGTGGTCTCTCTGGTCTGACAAAG AAAATATTGGGTACTGGATTGAATAAAACAAGAAGGAATAGCAACTGGGAGCAACGGCCTTTAACTCAGTTTCAG CTAGAATATGCTGCTCTTGATGCTGCTGTTCTTGTTCACATATTTCGTCATGTTCGCGGCTACACACAACCTACTGGTGACCAGGATGGGCATTCCAAAATTGAGTGGAAGTCACACATT GCTTCCCACATTGATAACTCGAATTCGAAGATTTccaaaaaagaagttaaaaagcGGAAAGCCAAGGCCAAAACTGATAAAGCTTCACAAAGCGCCGAGACTAAGGAGCTTACTGAACAAACTTTAAGTTAA
- the LOC101268229 gene encoding uncharacterized protein isoform X1 encodes MKCLLWSIPCAYLPCKMELGHDASRKLSKLSDSRLANPLLQLLCPSPGFFYFWFLRLSTMGVDEKLLHLHNQNKVRHPLAVSRHALCDLSNVSPVVFLYLLKECYVYGTCKATAKFRVLQQQAYGFLYNDPQPGAAIFVAQCLYVLPIFESHCEGFSHLIISALRHFLKVGNDMNGIYKAKLLAAKLFLAIVDGTLHHEERVLVKILEVFDVSLSNIEKAMYDVDEKGHTCQTAKVLVEQYISRLVDSQSYMTAVSLLEHFSFRESGESFLLKMLESKEYRAAEKWATFMGKPILCTLVREYVNRKLLKHAFDVIRQNNIREEFPEIYRQYKESKLKKLAEKGCWDVAEARINDDRQLLEYLVYLAMEAGYMEKVEELCERYSLEGFINVKELEESIPTHRYLQLDELSIKEVVWVDEMNSLLDATFDIEECKVVGVDCEWKPNYEKGCPPNKVSIMQIASDNKVYILDLIKLNGDAPDVLDDCLTRILHSPRVLKLGYNFQCDVKQLAISYGQLQCFKHYDMLLDIQNVFKEPRGGLSGLTKKILGTGLNKTRRNSNWEQRPLTQFQLEYAALDAAVLVHIFRHVRGYTQPTGDQDGHSKIEWKSHIASHIDNSNSKISKKEVKKRKAKAKTDKASQSAETKELTEQTLS; translated from the exons ATGAAGTGTCTTCTTTGGTCCATTCCGTGTGCTTACTTGCCCTGCAAAATGGAACTTGGCCATGATGCTTCTAGAAAGCTTAGCAAG CTCTCGGACTCAAGACTAGCAAATCCACTGCTCCAGCTTCTATGCCCAAGTCCAG GTTTTTTCTACTTCTGGTTCCTTCGACTATCTACCATGGGTGTGGATGAAAAACTTTTGCACCTACACAATCAAAATAAAGTTCGGCATCCCTTGGCTGTATCTAGACATGCTTTGTGCGATCTATCCAATGTTTCTCCGGTGGTTTTCCTCTACCTCTTAAAGGAATGCTATGTTTATG GAACATGCAAGGCGACTGCTAAGTTTCGAGTTCTGCAACAGCAAGCGTATGGGTTTTTGTACAATGATCCTCAACCTGGAGCAGCCATCTTTGTTGCACAGTGCCTGTATGTGCTGCCTATATTTGAGTCACACTGTGAAGGATTCAGTCATTTGATAATATCTGCCCTTCGTCATTTCCTGAAAGTGGGAAATGACATGAATGGTATCTACAAAGCTAAGCTTTTGGCTGCCAAATTATTTCTTGCCATTGTTGACGGCACTCTGCATCATGAAGAAAGAGTCCTAGTCAAAATCCTTGAAGTTTTTGATGTCAGTCTGTCAAACATAGAAAAAGCTATGTATGATGTAGATGAGAAGGGTCACACATGCCAGACGGCTAAGGTATTGGTTGAACAATATATTTCTAGGTTAGTAGATTCCCAGTCTTACATGACTGCAGTTTCATTGTTGGAACACTTCTCCTTCCGGGAATCTGGCGAATCATTTCTGCTTAAAATGTTGGAAAGCAAAGAATACAGAGCAGCAGAAAAGTGGGCAACTTTTATGGGGAAGCCAATCTTATGCACCCTTGTCCGAGAATACGTCAACAGAAAACTACTAAAGCACGCCTTTGATGTTATAAGGCAAAACAATATTCGGGAGGAGTTCCCAGAAATATATCGTCAATACAAAGAAAG TAAACTGAAGAAGCTAGCAGAAAAGGGCTGCTGGGACGTTGCTGAGGCAAGGATAAATGATGATCGACAACTTCTTGAATACTTG GTATATTTGGCTATGGAAGCTGGTTACATGGAGAAGGTCGAGGAACTCTGTGAACGGTATTCCCTTGAAGGTTTCATAAATGTCAAAG AGCTCGAGGAAAGTATTCCAACACACCGATATTTGCAGCTTGATGAATTGTCAATTAAGGAAGTAGTCTGGGTAGATGAAATGAATAGCTTACTGGATGCAACATTCGACATTGAAGAATGTAAAGTTGTGGGCGTTGACTGTGAGTGGAAGCCTAATTATGAAAAGGGATGCCCACCTAATAAG GTTTCCATCATGCAGATTGCTTCAGATAACAAAGTTTATATACTTGATCTCATTAAGTTAAATGGAGATGCTCCGGATGTACTGGATGACTGCTTAACCCGCATATTGCATTCTCCAAGAGTACTGAAGCTTG GTTACAACTTCCAGTGTGATGTGAAGCAGCTTGCTATATCTTATGGGCAGTTACAATGCTTCAAGCACTATGACATGCTACTCGATATCCAGAATGTGTTCAAAGAACCAAGAGGTGGTCTCTCTGGTCTGACAAAG AAAATATTGGGTACTGGATTGAATAAAACAAGAAGGAATAGCAACTGGGAGCAACGGCCTTTAACTCAGTTTCAG CTAGAATATGCTGCTCTTGATGCTGCTGTTCTTGTTCACATATTTCGTCATGTTCGCGGCTACACACAACCTACTGGTGACCAGGATGGGCATTCCAAAATTGAGTGGAAGTCACACATT GCTTCCCACATTGATAACTCGAATTCGAAGATTTccaaaaaagaagttaaaaagcGGAAAGCCAAGGCCAAAACTGATAAAGCTTCACAAAGCGCCGAGACTAAGGAGCTTACTGAACAAACTTTAAGTTAA